The stretch of DNA TTCGCGGGCGGATTGACGGTCAAGCTCAACACGAGTTTTAGCCTCTATGCACAGGCGGGTTATCAATTCGCCATCTCTCCAAGCGACGCCCGCCGCGACGGCGTGAAAGGCGATATTGGCGTTCGTTACACTTGGTGAGGGCATTCAGTCGTGCCGGGCAATCTGGCTGGCCAAAGTGTCCCTTCCTGTCATTTATCGGAATTGCCATTCACGCTGCCGAATGTTCGCATTCAGTGGCAAGGCGGACTGACATTCAGTGAATTTTGCGAGCGCATGTCCTAGTGTGGCTGCTACAGCATTGCCACCGATGGAGCGCCCGATGACCGTCAAGATCGAGAGGAACGGGCCGGTCACGACAATCGTCATGCACCGGCCCGAGGTGAAGAACGCCGTCGATCCAACCCAAGCCCGCGCGCTTCATCGCGCGTTCCTCGCCTTCGACGCCGACCCGGACGCGGCGGTGGCCGTTTTCTACGGCGACAACGGTAGCTTCTGCGCGGGTTACGATCTCAAAGCACTTTCGTCGGGGGAAGGCGCGGACTGGACCGACGAGATCGTATTTTCCGACGACCGAAAGGCGCCGATCCCGCCCGGTCCCATGGGTGCCTCCCGGCTCGAGCTGTCCAAGCCGGTGATTGCGGCGGTCGAGGGGCCGGCCGTCGCCGGCGGCACCGAACTCGCACTTTGGGCGGACTTCCGGGTGATGGCGGTGGACGCATATTTCGGCATTTACTGCCGGCGCTGGGGCGTGCCGCTGATCGATGGCGGCACCGTGCGCCTGCCGCGCCTTGTCGGCATGGGCCGCGCCCTCGAAATCATCCTCACGGGGCGAAAGGTGCCCGCCGAGGAAGCCTTGCGCATCGGCATGTGCGAATATGTCGTCCCCCACGGTGAGGCGCGTGCCAAGGCGGAAGCGCTCGCCATGGAAATCGCTCGCTTTCCGCAGCAGTGCGTGCGCGCCGACCGTGCTTCGGTCTATCGCCAGCAGGGCCTCTCCCTGATGGAGGGCATGCGCAGCGAATTCGCGGGCAGCCTCCCCGTCGTCCGCGCCGAATCGGTCATGGGTGCTGGACGCTTTGCGGGCGGCAAGGGAAGGCATGGCGATTTTCGGGAGATTTGAGGGGTGATCTTTAGCGCCTGCTTCGGGCAAACTGTTCTTACGCTCGAGGTCGACCCCGTCTAAAATCCTCGCGACGTGGTGCACCGGGTCGGGGGATGCCGTGGACGCGGCCGGTACATATTCGCTCGCCGATATAAAGTCGCTGGAGACGCCGAAAGCGTTGCGGGCTGCAATCCGCCGCGGACAATACACGGGTCACACGACTGGCTTGGCGCCAGGATCGGTGCAGGGCAACGTGGTGATCCTGCCGCTCGGGTGGGCCGAAGAGTTCTTGCGCTTTTGCGAGGCCAATCCCAAGCCATGCCCGGTGCTGGCCGTCGGCGAACCGGGCTCGCCGTCCCTGCCCCATTTGGGCGAGGACATCGACATCAGGATCGACGTGCCGCGCTACCGCGTATTCCGCGAGGGCGTGGAAGTCGAAACGCCGACCGACATTGCCCATCTTTGGCGCGACGATTTCGTCACGATCGTGCTCGGCTGCTCATTCACGTTCGAGCATGCGCTGCTCGATGCAGGATTGAAGATCCATCACATCGATGCGAACAAAAACGTGCCCATGTACGTGACGAATATCGAGACTGTTGCGACGGAACGCTTCAAGGGCCCAATGGTCGTCACGATGCGCAGCTTCAAGCCGAGAGACGCCATCGCCGCCGTTCAGATCACGTCGCGCTATCCGAAAGTGCACGGCGCACCCATCCATATCGGATTCCCCGAAGCGATCGGCCTCCACGATCTGACGCAACCCGACTTCGGCGACGCGCCCGACCTCGAGCCAGGCGAGCTGCCGGTCTTCTGGGCCTGCGGTGTTACACCCCAACTCGCCCTCGAACGAGCGCGTCCGCCCCTTTCGATCACGCATTTTCCCGGCCATATGCTCGTGACGGACATCCAAAACGCGGACCTGGTTTCATCCTCGTGAGCCGATCCGAACGAACGAAGCCTTCCGGGTGAGCGAGCACCGCTTTCACGATCGGTCGAGCCGAGCCAAGCAGAGCATCCAATACATGCCATTGCCACAACCGCGCCCGGGCCGGCGTGCGGCACTTGCCGCAGCGACCCTCATGATGTTTTCGATTGGAACGCTCTTCGCGTGGAGCGTTTTCGTCGACCCGTTGCAGAACCTGTTCGGCCAATCCCGGGCGGCGGTGAGTGCAGTGTTCTCGATCGCCACCGCTGG from Alphaproteobacteria bacterium encodes:
- a CDS encoding putative hydro-lyase, which codes for MDAAGTYSLADIKSLETPKALRAAIRRGQYTGHTTGLAPGSVQGNVVILPLGWAEEFLRFCEANPKPCPVLAVGEPGSPSLPHLGEDIDIRIDVPRYRVFREGVEVETPTDIAHLWRDDFVTIVLGCSFTFEHALLDAGLKIHHIDANKNVPMYVTNIETVATERFKGPMVVTMRSFKPRDAIAAVQITSRYPKVHGAPIHIGFPEAIGLHDLTQPDFGDAPDLEPGELPVFWACGVTPQLALERARPPLSITHFPGHMLVTDIQNADLVSSS
- a CDS encoding crotonase/enoyl-CoA hydratase family protein; this encodes MTVKIERNGPVTTIVMHRPEVKNAVDPTQARALHRAFLAFDADPDAAVAVFYGDNGSFCAGYDLKALSSGEGADWTDEIVFSDDRKAPIPPGPMGASRLELSKPVIAAVEGPAVAGGTELALWADFRVMAVDAYFGIYCRRWGVPLIDGGTVRLPRLVGMGRALEIILTGRKVPAEEALRIGMCEYVVPHGEARAKAEALAMEIARFPQQCVRADRASVYRQQGLSLMEGMRSEFAGSLPVVRAESVMGAGRFAGGKGRHGDFREI